A single region of the Streptomyces caelestis genome encodes:
- a CDS encoding aldo/keto reductase, with product MHYRTFGRLGWNVSEIGYGMWGVGAGPGGWQGADDETSLEALQLSVDLGCNAFDTAWIYGRGHSEVLLGRLLKENAAADLKVFTKIPPKDRNFPSTRESELDDVFPYDHVMEYTENSLENLGVSRIDLMQFHVWEDAWAADERWLATVDALKSSGLVDGIGISINRWEPWNAIAALRTGLVDSVQVIYNVFDQAPEDELLPLCRELDVAVIARVPFDEGSLTGTLTKDTTWPEGDWRASYFVPENLRESVDRADALKEIVPEGMTLPELALRFILDNEEVDTVIPGMRRPAHVRANIAASDGTRLADGLRTALRTHRWDREPTEWSQ from the coding sequence ATGCATTACCGGACCTTTGGCCGACTCGGCTGGAACGTGTCCGAGATCGGCTACGGCATGTGGGGCGTCGGGGCGGGTCCCGGCGGCTGGCAGGGCGCGGACGACGAGACATCGCTCGAAGCGCTCCAGCTCTCCGTCGATCTCGGCTGCAACGCCTTCGACACCGCCTGGATCTACGGCCGCGGGCACAGTGAGGTGCTGCTCGGCAGACTGCTGAAGGAGAACGCGGCGGCGGATCTGAAGGTCTTCACGAAGATCCCCCCGAAGGACCGGAACTTCCCGTCCACCCGGGAGTCGGAACTCGATGACGTCTTCCCTTACGACCACGTCATGGAGTACACGGAGAACAGCCTCGAGAACCTCGGCGTCTCCCGTATCGATCTGATGCAGTTCCATGTGTGGGAGGACGCCTGGGCCGCTGACGAGCGCTGGCTCGCCACGGTCGACGCACTCAAGTCCTCCGGCCTGGTCGACGGCATCGGCATCAGCATCAATCGGTGGGAGCCGTGGAACGCGATCGCGGCGCTGCGGACCGGGCTCGTCGACAGTGTCCAGGTCATCTACAACGTGTTCGACCAGGCTCCGGAGGACGAGCTGCTCCCGCTCTGCCGCGAGCTCGACGTCGCGGTCATCGCCCGGGTCCCCTTCGACGAGGGTTCGCTGACGGGCACGCTGACGAAGGACACCACTTGGCCCGAAGGCGACTGGCGGGCCTCGTATTTCGTGCCGGAGAACCTGAGGGAGAGCGTGGACCGCGCCGACGCCCTCAAGGAGATCGTGCCCGAGGGGATGACGCTGCCCGAGCTGGCGCTGCGGTTCATCCTCGACAACGAGGAGGTGGACACCGTCATCCCCGGCATGCGGCGGCCCGCGCACGTGCGGGCCAACATCGCGGCGAGCGACGGGACACGGCTCGCCGACGGGCTCCGCACGGCGCTGCGTACGCACCGCTGGGACCGCGAGCCGACCGAGTGGTCGCAATGA
- a CDS encoding argininosuccinate synthase domain-containing protein has product MELSLSELKHHRVGICLSGGLSSLAVASWLHDNGCAVEGFVLDIGQSERKDFDAFTSAVRTAGIALHEVDARPAMARAALDVAAFRAHYDGGYWNSTGLSRSVIVEAVAPRLREAGFSVLAHGCVGGGNDQRRFERYAEHFAPGLTVLAPWRSPEIREAMADRAAMARQIASAGLVCMPGNTAEHSVDSNLAGVSHEDARLEELSTSALRVERLMGVAPDRAPDRIERVLVGVERGRPVTLDGHRLPPEQLLEAANTVAGRNGLGLTDVVEHRVNGTKCRGVYEAPGMELFAHAVRAAYESVTDRAAADTAGFLSRQLAVAVYEGRVHGIVARAARAGLEEILAAATVTVGLDLYKGSVVGRALLEVDGSAGVVHQRRFAGGGHHWGSAPFTVSAEARE; this is encoded by the coding sequence ATGGAACTGTCGCTGTCCGAGCTCAAGCACCACAGAGTCGGGATCTGCCTGTCCGGCGGTCTCTCCTCTCTCGCGGTGGCGTCCTGGCTGCACGACAACGGATGCGCCGTGGAAGGCTTCGTTCTCGATATCGGGCAGAGCGAACGCAAGGACTTCGACGCGTTCACCTCCGCCGTACGCACCGCCGGAATTGCGCTGCACGAGGTGGACGCACGGCCCGCGATGGCGCGTGCCGCGCTCGACGTGGCGGCTTTCAGGGCCCATTACGACGGCGGGTACTGGAACTCCACCGGACTTTCCCGTTCCGTCATTGTCGAGGCGGTGGCACCGCGGCTGCGGGAGGCCGGTTTCTCCGTGCTGGCGCACGGTTGCGTCGGCGGCGGCAACGACCAGCGCAGGTTCGAGCGGTACGCCGAGCACTTCGCGCCTGGGCTGACGGTGCTCGCGCCGTGGCGCAGCCCGGAGATCCGGGAGGCCATGGCGGACCGTGCGGCGATGGCCCGGCAGATCGCGTCGGCGGGCCTGGTCTGCATGCCCGGGAACACCGCCGAGCACTCCGTCGACAGCAATCTGGCCGGCGTTTCCCACGAGGACGCGCGCCTGGAGGAACTGAGCACGTCGGCGCTGCGGGTCGAGCGGCTGATGGGCGTCGCCCCCGACCGTGCGCCGGACCGCATCGAACGCGTCCTGGTCGGCGTCGAACGCGGCCGCCCGGTCACCCTCGACGGCCACCGCCTGCCGCCCGAGCAGTTGCTGGAGGCCGCGAACACCGTGGCGGGGCGCAACGGCCTCGGCCTCACCGACGTGGTGGAACACCGGGTCAACGGCACCAAGTGCCGCGGGGTGTACGAGGCACCCGGCATGGAGCTCTTCGCGCACGCGGTGCGCGCCGCCTACGAATCGGTCACCGACCGGGCCGCCGCGGACACCGCGGGCTTCCTGTCCCGGCAGCTCGCGGTCGCCGTCTACGAGGGCAGGGTGCACGGCATCGTGGCGCGCGCCGCACGGGCGGGCCTGGAGGAAATTCTGGCCGCGGCCACCGTCACCGTAGGCCTCGATCTCTACAAGGGCAGTGTCGTCGGGCGGGCGCTGCTCGAAGTCGACGGGAGCGCGGGGGTGGTGCACCAGCGGCGCTTCGCGGGCGGCGGCCACCACTGGGGCTCCGCGCCGTTCACCGTGTCGGCGGAGGCACGGGAATAG
- a CDS encoding amino acid adenylation domain-containing protein, with protein MPDRPSTDSVRGRFADEEAGARLSDAAAAGPVGPGDSTAPHYLEWDLLDVDTGHFRRAWGALVTRHPALRTVKGADGRPQTAPVSPRHLEVPVLDLRAADTEDADRRVLAERARMAARAPGGTLPYEVRVTLLPGGQARVQLAVDATATEHWSLVHVLLPDLACCYAAPDAAPPRPAPLGTSDVPAEVAAVSRRYWRERVASLPPPPDLPLAGAGAPAGPLPLSRTAHPTPPGTWDRLTAAACAHGCTATETVTAAFAEVLRTWSSAERFTVAHLFVRLAPTRFSLLAVEAVGGTFATRACALAERLAADGRHRHVSPLRVLCEEGAGRDGGGSFPVLFAGLLDQPQPAAFRPAVAAAAPGGGASLTVQVVRGTDGALETVWDRPEGHYPPGMIEAMAGAFADLLGRLAAGGPEWTAEPLVLVPEDQLALQATANATRAPLPAGLLHTPVAEHARLRPGSPAVITSRRTLDYDELNRRMNQVGRRLRALGARPGRLVAVVMDKGWEQIVALHGILASGAAYLPIDPAVPAERLHRLLDDGMVELVLTTARTEVATPWPGTVRRLRVDTDFDDVDDGPLEQVQQQTDLAYVIHTSGSTGTPKGVMVDHLGALNTLHDVNRRVGIGPGDRCLALSGVHFDLSVYDAFGVTAAGGAVVIPDPSPYPDPGHWADLMGAADVTFVLAVAALLEMLTTQVELGGGRERIAALRTVIQAGDVLPVTLPDRIRALNPRTRVFNAAGPVETCVLSVIHPVGTVDPDATRIPIGRPMANQRYHVLDERLRPRPVWVPGEIHVAGEVGLARGYWRDEERTAERFRSDPDLGERVYASGDMARYLPNGDLEMLGRKDFQVKIQGVRIELGEIEVALTGHPSVLSAVAVADRSVAGLPVLRAYVVAPDGGRAAAQDELRAFLAEKLPAAMVPATVTALDRFPLTANGKIDRLALTSGTARPAVPRAPAGRAPSGAPAHAAAAPRTARPQNTASP; from the coding sequence ATGCCCGATCGCCCCTCGACCGACTCCGTCCGCGGTCGCTTCGCCGACGAGGAGGCCGGTGCCCGGCTCTCCGACGCGGCGGCAGCCGGGCCCGTCGGACCCGGTGACTCAACCGCCCCCCACTACCTGGAGTGGGATCTCCTCGATGTCGACACCGGGCACTTCCGCCGTGCGTGGGGCGCTCTGGTGACACGGCACCCGGCTCTGCGCACGGTGAAGGGGGCCGATGGTCGGCCGCAGACGGCGCCGGTGTCGCCGCGTCATCTCGAGGTCCCGGTGCTCGACCTGCGCGCGGCGGACACGGAGGACGCCGACCGGCGGGTGCTGGCCGAACGGGCCCGTATGGCGGCGCGCGCACCGGGCGGCACCCTGCCGTACGAGGTGCGGGTGACACTGCTGCCCGGCGGGCAGGCACGCGTACAGCTGGCCGTCGACGCGACCGCGACGGAGCACTGGAGCCTCGTGCACGTGCTCCTGCCGGACCTTGCGTGCTGCTACGCCGCGCCGGACGCCGCCCCACCGCGGCCCGCACCGCTCGGCACGTCGGACGTCCCGGCCGAAGTCGCCGCCGTTTCCCGGCGCTACTGGCGGGAGCGGGTCGCCTCCCTGCCGCCGCCACCGGACCTGCCCCTCGCCGGCGCCGGGGCACCGGCCGGGCCCTTACCGCTCTCCCGCACCGCCCATCCGACGCCCCCGGGCACCTGGGACCGGCTCACCGCGGCGGCCTGTGCGCACGGTTGCACCGCAACCGAGACCGTCACCGCCGCCTTCGCCGAGGTGCTGCGCACCTGGAGCAGCGCGGAACGCTTCACCGTCGCCCACCTCTTCGTCCGGCTCGCGCCCACCCGCTTCTCGCTGCTGGCGGTGGAGGCGGTGGGCGGCACCTTCGCCACCCGGGCCTGTGCCCTCGCCGAGCGACTGGCCGCCGACGGCCGGCACCGCCACGTCAGCCCGCTGCGGGTGCTGTGCGAGGAGGGGGCCGGGCGGGACGGCGGCGGCTCCTTCCCGGTGCTCTTCGCCGGGCTGCTCGACCAACCGCAGCCGGCGGCCTTCCGCCCGGCGGTGGCGGCGGCCGCGCCGGGCGGCGGGGCCTCGCTCACCGTTCAGGTCGTCCGCGGCACGGACGGGGCGCTGGAGACGGTGTGGGACCGGCCGGAGGGGCACTACCCGCCCGGCATGATCGAGGCCATGGCCGGGGCCTTCGCGGACCTGCTCGGCCGACTCGCGGCCGGTGGTCCCGAATGGACGGCGGAGCCCCTCGTACTGGTCCCCGAGGATCAGCTCGCCCTCCAGGCGACGGCCAACGCCACCCGGGCACCGCTGCCGGCCGGCCTGCTGCACACACCCGTGGCCGAGCACGCCCGGCTGCGCCCCGGGTCCCCTGCGGTGATCACGTCACGGCGCACGCTCGACTACGACGAGCTGAACCGTCGCATGAACCAGGTGGGTCGGCGGCTGCGCGCACTCGGGGCGCGGCCGGGGCGGCTCGTAGCGGTGGTCATGGACAAAGGCTGGGAGCAGATCGTCGCGTTGCACGGCATCCTGGCCTCCGGCGCCGCCTATCTGCCGATCGACCCGGCGGTGCCGGCCGAGCGGCTGCACCGTCTGCTCGACGACGGCATGGTGGAGCTGGTGCTGACCACGGCCCGTACCGAGGTGGCCACCCCATGGCCCGGGACCGTACGGCGGCTGAGGGTCGACACCGACTTCGACGACGTGGACGACGGCCCGCTGGAGCAGGTCCAGCAGCAGACCGACCTGGCCTACGTCATCCACACCTCGGGCTCCACGGGCACCCCCAAGGGCGTCATGGTGGACCACCTGGGCGCGCTCAACACACTCCACGACGTCAACCGGCGTGTGGGCATCGGCCCCGGCGACCGGTGCCTGGCCCTGTCGGGAGTCCACTTCGACCTCTCCGTCTACGACGCCTTCGGTGTCACCGCGGCGGGCGGTGCCGTGGTGATACCGGATCCGTCGCCGTATCCCGACCCGGGCCACTGGGCGGACCTGATGGGGGCGGCCGACGTCACCTTCGTCCTGGCGGTGGCCGCGCTCCTGGAGATGCTGACCACGCAGGTGGAGCTCGGCGGCGGGCGGGAGCGGATCGCGGCCCTGCGGACCGTGATCCAGGCGGGCGACGTACTGCCGGTCACGCTGCCGGACCGGATCCGCGCACTGAACCCGCGCACCCGGGTGTTCAACGCGGCGGGCCCCGTCGAGACCTGTGTGCTGTCGGTGATCCACCCGGTCGGCACCGTCGACCCGGACGCCACACGCATCCCGATCGGCCGTCCCATGGCCAACCAGCGCTATCACGTACTGGACGAGCGGCTGCGGCCGCGCCCCGTGTGGGTGCCCGGCGAGATCCACGTCGCGGGCGAGGTGGGCCTCGCCCGCGGGTACTGGCGCGACGAGGAGCGCACCGCGGAACGCTTCCGGAGCGACCCCGACCTGGGAGAACGCGTCTATGCCTCCGGCGACATGGCCCGCTATCTGCCCAACGGCGACCTGGAGATGCTGGGCCGCAAGGACTTCCAGGTGAAGATCCAGGGTGTCCGTATCGAACTGGGCGAGATCGAGGTCGCGCTGACCGGGCACCCGAGCGTGCTCTCGGCGGTGGCCGTGGCCGACCGTTCGGTAGCCGGTCTGCCGGTCCTGCGGGCCTATGTGGTCGCTCCCGACGGGGGGCGGGCGGCAGCGCAGGACGAACTGCGCGCGTTCCTCGCGGAGAAGCTGCCGGCGGCCATGGTGCCGGCCACCGTCACCGCGCTGGACCGCTTCCCCCTCACCGCCAACGGCAAGATCGACCGCCTGGCCCTCACGAGCGGCACAGCACGTCCGGCAGTGCCCCGGGCCCCCGCCGGAAGAGCACCGTCCGGCGCACCCGCCCATGCTGCGGCGGCCCCCCGCACGGCGCGCCCGCAGAACACGGCCTCGCCATGA
- a CDS encoding condensation domain-containing protein, translating into MSRDLYVFPASPGQEWMWLIHHMFREASPYRISGVVRLRGPLDIGLLSRSLDLLVERHEALRTVFRLEPSGDVSQVIRPAERVELETVDLTGGAAGTDERAHAQLRALCMRPFDLAQGPLVRAAVIRIGPDDHMLGLVLHHIVSDGWSMGVVTSELAETYALLVAGDPPDLPEPALQYADFALWHREWLASDAAADHVAYWTRKLDGAEPLRLPIDPAAPGVQASPLGSLRLGPATAAALAETARAEGTTVFMVLLSAFAAILARWSGQQDFVITVPVAGRPQPELAGTVGFFVNTLPIRVNTSGDPTLRELLHRVRAGCLEAYDHQDVPYETMVRKAAWRRDGPGARLGPVMFALRAPLGPPLRAPAGLTMELQEITPTAGEMDVFAELVDVPGQGLHGHLAGNGARVGQETMDLLADSLTRVLTVAAAGGGTRVPDLPVPLAAPHPVGGS; encoded by the coding sequence ATGTCACGAGATTTGTATGTGTTCCCCGCCTCCCCGGGCCAGGAGTGGATGTGGCTGATCCACCACATGTTCAGGGAGGCCTCGCCGTACCGCATCAGCGGTGTCGTGCGCCTCCGCGGGCCTCTCGACATCGGCCTGCTCAGCAGGTCCCTCGACCTGCTCGTCGAACGGCACGAGGCTCTGCGCACCGTCTTCCGGCTGGAGCCCTCGGGCGACGTGAGCCAGGTGATCAGGCCGGCCGAGCGGGTCGAGCTGGAGACGGTCGACCTCACCGGCGGTGCAGCCGGTACGGACGAACGGGCCCACGCTCAGCTCCGTGCTTTGTGCATGCGGCCGTTCGACCTGGCGCAGGGGCCTTTGGTGCGCGCGGCTGTCATCCGGATCGGCCCCGACGACCACATGCTCGGGCTGGTCCTCCACCACATCGTCAGCGACGGCTGGTCGATGGGCGTCGTGACCTCCGAACTGGCCGAGACATATGCGCTGTTGGTCGCGGGCGACCCTCCCGATCTGCCCGAACCCGCCCTCCAGTACGCCGACTTCGCGCTTTGGCACCGCGAATGGCTGGCTTCGGATGCGGCCGCGGACCACGTCGCGTACTGGACCAGGAAACTCGACGGCGCCGAGCCGCTGCGGCTGCCCATCGATCCGGCCGCGCCTGGTGTGCAGGCGTCACCGCTGGGCTCCCTGCGGCTCGGCCCGGCCACCGCCGCCGCCCTGGCCGAGACCGCACGGGCGGAGGGCACCACCGTGTTCATGGTGCTGCTGAGCGCGTTCGCGGCCATCCTGGCCCGGTGGAGCGGCCAGCAGGACTTCGTCATCACCGTGCCCGTCGCCGGCCGCCCCCAGCCGGAACTGGCGGGCACCGTGGGGTTCTTCGTCAACACGCTGCCCATCCGCGTCAACACCTCCGGCGACCCGACCCTGCGGGAACTGCTCCACCGCGTGCGAGCCGGCTGCCTGGAGGCCTACGACCACCAGGACGTGCCCTACGAGACGATGGTGCGCAAAGCAGCATGGCGGCGCGACGGGCCCGGTGCGCGGCTCGGCCCGGTGATGTTCGCGCTGCGCGCCCCGCTCGGCCCGCCCCTGCGCGCGCCCGCCGGGCTCACCATGGAGCTCCAGGAGATCACCCCGACGGCCGGGGAGATGGACGTCTTCGCCGAACTCGTGGACGTTCCCGGCCAGGGGCTGCACGGTCATCTCGCCGGAAACGGCGCCCGTGTGGGCCAGGAGACGATGGACCTGCTCGCCGACTCTCTGACCAGGGTGCTGACCGTCGCGGCCGCGGGCGGCGGCACCCGCGTGCCCGATCTGCCGGTGCCGCTCGCCGCCCCACACCCGGTCGGCGGATCGTGA
- a CDS encoding 3-oxoacyl-ACP synthase III family protein — MNVPVDFGVVALATALGERRDVAGAAADYVDDPERVLQWGYRSFHEAPEGTTPTDLAVRAAERALKRAGCGADEVDLIVLADSDVPEHLYWDGSTALARALGVRGTPTLLLTQACASGVMAFETVAGAMLVRPDVGTVLLVAVNQVSGAHRNRMRTSTCLVSDGAVAAVLRRGHGRLRWLATEQHTEPEYADFYRAEYGGSRVPFPPPGRSNTDLSVPQRVQEHFGRDPVKLLGFIDELYARLASVVARACRRAGTDPQRIARLVYLNDNQQTIREVAKAVGIPAERTNAALAADLGHMGGADQLVCLDAHLTRGELADGDLVALAGVSAGMHWFCTLIAV; from the coding sequence GTGAACGTCCCGGTGGACTTCGGCGTCGTGGCCCTCGCCACGGCCCTCGGCGAGCGGCGGGACGTCGCCGGCGCGGCGGCGGACTACGTCGACGACCCGGAACGTGTCCTGCAGTGGGGCTATCGCAGCTTCCACGAGGCGCCGGAGGGCACCACACCGACCGATCTCGCGGTCCGCGCCGCGGAGCGCGCGCTGAAGCGGGCCGGGTGCGGTGCGGACGAGGTCGACCTGATCGTGCTCGCCGACTCCGACGTGCCCGAACATCTCTACTGGGACGGCTCCACGGCGCTCGCCAGGGCGCTCGGTGTGCGGGGCACGCCCACGCTGCTGCTCACCCAGGCCTGTGCATCGGGGGTGATGGCCTTCGAGACGGTGGCCGGCGCCATGCTGGTCCGGCCAGACGTCGGCACGGTGCTGCTGGTCGCGGTCAACCAGGTGTCCGGCGCCCACCGCAACCGGATGCGCACCAGCACCTGCCTGGTCAGCGACGGCGCGGTGGCGGCGGTGCTGCGCCGCGGCCACGGACGGCTGCGGTGGCTGGCGACCGAACAGCACACCGAGCCCGAGTACGCCGACTTCTACCGCGCCGAGTACGGCGGCAGCCGGGTGCCGTTCCCGCCGCCCGGACGCTCCAACACCGACCTCTCGGTGCCCCAGCGGGTCCAGGAGCACTTCGGCAGAGACCCGGTGAAGCTGCTCGGGTTCATCGACGAGCTGTACGCACGGCTCGCCTCCGTCGTTGCCCGGGCGTGCCGCAGGGCCGGAACGGATCCGCAGCGCATCGCACGTCTGGTCTACCTCAACGACAACCAGCAGACGATACGGGAGGTGGCGAAGGCTGTCGGCATCCCGGCGGAGCGCACCAACGCGGCACTCGCCGCGGACCTCGGCCACATGGGCGGCGCGGACCAGCTCGTCTGCCTCGACGCGCACCTCACCAGGGGAGAACTGGCGGACGGCGATCTCGTCGCGCTGGCCGGGGTCTCCGCCGGCATGCACTGGTTCTGCACTTTGATCGCCGTGTGA
- a CDS encoding HAD-IIIC family phosphatase — translation MRGTRTLHGNIAAAVGAGRPPAREDLRTLDEDGTASDFFRAGRALRALPYDPARLRKARVGILATGTAGPAEDILRAALVAGDMFPVVETGPYGRFEAELGVPGSAFTEADRDVLCCLLDAGYFVPANWDAADIGTLIDTLRERTRTLCGLASAAASRTTATVVLHTVPLPTELRDSIIGWRQRTALSRHWLLLNAALLELAETHEGIETIDFAGLLAEHAAPAVDDRLRRFADISYTEEALLVLAKEVRRLLRAKLGLSRKVLALDLDDTLWGGVLGEVGAEGVEIGGLYPGNCHKELQKTALRLRSQGVVLVLTSKNDAAHVDEVLAGHPEVVLRPSEFSVRAVNWSAKADNLREAAGQLGVAPGAFVFMDDSPFERGHVSAELPEVVTVAADGDPAYLVRRLLGGGWFDVMELTETDRHRPELYRARAVRTDFAREFASSEEYLAALGIVVSVSPAGATDVGRIAQLAARTNQFNLTGMRFDAVRTAEMARSDTHLVIGCRVSDRFGDDALVGAAWVDRSEKIWRVRNLVLSCRVLGRGVELAMVGRLARAARLAGATELEGSYVRSPYNDVAATLWTRAGFGPGPREGGCAASPARPGRDGGRSGSALIPEKDGAQVYRRALDETVDDLVPHWIRMQDTQGGALHE, via the coding sequence ATGCGAGGCACGCGCACGCTGCACGGGAACATCGCCGCCGCAGTCGGTGCGGGACGCCCGCCCGCACGGGAGGACCTGCGCACCCTGGACGAGGACGGGACCGCGTCCGACTTCTTCAGAGCAGGCCGTGCCCTGCGCGCGCTGCCCTACGACCCGGCCCGGCTGCGCAAGGCGCGTGTCGGGATCCTCGCCACCGGCACGGCGGGCCCCGCGGAGGACATCCTGCGGGCGGCACTCGTCGCCGGGGACATGTTCCCCGTGGTGGAGACCGGGCCGTACGGCCGCTTCGAGGCGGAGCTCGGCGTGCCGGGCTCGGCGTTCACCGAGGCGGACCGTGACGTGCTCTGCTGTCTGCTCGACGCGGGGTACTTCGTACCGGCCAACTGGGACGCCGCGGACATCGGCACCCTGATCGACACCCTGCGGGAGCGCACGAGGACCCTCTGCGGCCTGGCCTCCGCCGCGGCGTCCAGGACGACGGCGACCGTCGTGCTGCACACCGTGCCGCTCCCCACGGAGCTGCGGGACTCCATCATCGGATGGCGGCAGCGCACCGCCCTCAGCCGCCACTGGCTCCTGCTGAACGCCGCACTGCTGGAGCTCGCGGAGACCCACGAAGGCATCGAGACCATCGACTTCGCCGGCCTGCTGGCCGAGCACGCGGCGCCCGCCGTGGACGACCGGCTCAGGCGGTTCGCCGACATTTCCTACACCGAAGAGGCACTGCTCGTGCTGGCCAAGGAGGTCCGCCGGCTGCTGCGTGCGAAGCTGGGGCTGTCCCGCAAGGTGCTCGCCCTCGACCTCGACGACACCCTGTGGGGCGGAGTGCTCGGCGAGGTGGGCGCGGAGGGCGTCGAGATCGGCGGACTCTACCCGGGCAACTGCCACAAGGAGCTGCAGAAGACCGCGCTGCGGCTGCGCTCCCAGGGCGTCGTGCTGGTGCTGACCAGTAAGAACGACGCCGCGCATGTCGACGAGGTGCTGGCCGGGCACCCCGAGGTGGTGCTGCGGCCCTCCGAGTTCTCAGTACGGGCCGTGAACTGGTCGGCGAAGGCGGACAACCTGCGCGAGGCCGCCGGGCAGCTGGGCGTCGCACCGGGAGCCTTCGTGTTCATGGACGACTCCCCGTTCGAACGCGGTCATGTGTCCGCCGAACTGCCCGAGGTGGTGACCGTCGCCGCCGACGGCGACCCCGCCTACCTGGTGCGGCGCCTGCTCGGCGGCGGATGGTTCGACGTCATGGAACTCACCGAAACGGACCGGCATCGGCCCGAGCTCTACCGGGCCCGCGCCGTGCGGACCGACTTCGCCCGGGAATTCGCCTCGTCCGAGGAGTACCTGGCCGCGCTCGGCATCGTCGTCTCGGTCAGCCCCGCGGGCGCGACCGACGTGGGCCGCATCGCCCAGCTCGCCGCACGCACCAACCAGTTCAACCTGACCGGGATGCGGTTCGACGCCGTTCGGACGGCCGAGATGGCCAGGTCGGACACCCATCTGGTGATCGGCTGCCGGGTCTCCGACAGGTTCGGCGACGATGCGCTGGTCGGTGCCGCCTGGGTGGACCGGAGCGAGAAGATCTGGCGGGTGCGCAATCTCGTGCTGAGCTGCCGGGTGCTTGGCCGTGGGGTCGAGCTGGCGATGGTGGGCCGGCTCGCCCGCGCCGCTCGGCTCGCCGGTGCGACAGAACTGGAGGGCAGCTACGTGCGCTCGCCGTACAACGACGTGGCCGCCACCCTGTGGACCAGGGCCGGCTTCGGCCCTGGTCCACGAGAAGGAGGGTGCGCAGCTTCGCCGGCGCGCCCTGGACGGGACGGTGGACGATCTGGTTCCGCCCTGATCCCCGAGAAGGACGGTGCGCAGGTCTATCGGCGCGCCCTGGACGAGACGGTGGATGATCTGGTTCCGCACTGGATCCGGATGCAGGACACGCAAGGAGGGGCACTGCATGAGTGA
- a CDS encoding acyl carrier protein: MSDAPADAVVGVLSEVLGEPPEVFDGPSRLGVHAGWDSMGMLRVVTMLESDLGIRLDLRRVHDARTVHDLVGLVEGSQAPG, encoded by the coding sequence ATGAGTGACGCGCCTGCCGACGCTGTTGTTGGAGTGCTGAGCGAGGTACTGGGCGAGCCGCCCGAGGTGTTCGACGGCCCGTCGCGCCTCGGCGTACACGCGGGCTGGGACAGCATGGGCATGTTGCGGGTGGTGACGATGCTGGAGAGCGACCTCGGCATCCGCCTCGACCTGCGCAGGGTGCACGACGCCAGGACCGTGCACGACCTGGTCGGCCTGGTCGAGGGATCGCAGGCACCCGGCTGA
- a CDS encoding thioesterase domain-containing protein, which translates to MNEERLRALPESKRALFEGLRARRSRGGQPHARAAAGVEQLRRGTGTPVVLVHPVGGELFCYGELTRRLPAGFPVYGLSADHMLRDPEPPELTALARHYVDRLTRAGIRPALVVGWSFGGMVAYEMVRLLSRGGRPCRVVLIDSMPSSASGPEAETDLLGAGLLRRFVSDLRQSGGARPEGLDTGDEAWSLPPEEALRALHGRLVAQLGAAGMSLDDLRARLRVYANASLCLRRHHPAPGGPPLRLLWAGETAGDLSAWWRDTAPSPITGERVAGDHYSLLRPPAVEDVARFVHEALEEEQHGD; encoded by the coding sequence ATGAACGAAGAACGGTTGCGGGCACTGCCCGAGTCCAAGCGGGCGCTCTTCGAGGGCCTGCGGGCCCGGCGGAGCCGGGGCGGGCAGCCGCATGCGCGCGCCGCGGCCGGAGTGGAGCAACTCCGCCGCGGTACGGGCACGCCGGTGGTGCTCGTCCACCCGGTCGGCGGCGAGTTGTTCTGCTACGGGGAGCTGACACGCAGGCTCCCGGCGGGCTTCCCGGTGTACGGGCTGTCCGCCGACCACATGCTGCGCGACCCCGAGCCGCCGGAGTTGACCGCGCTGGCACGGCACTACGTCGACCGGCTCACGAGGGCCGGGATCCGTCCGGCGCTCGTCGTCGGCTGGTCGTTCGGCGGGATGGTGGCCTACGAAATGGTGCGGCTGCTGTCGCGCGGCGGGCGCCCCTGCCGGGTCGTGCTGATCGATTCCATGCCGTCCTCGGCGTCCGGGCCCGAAGCCGAGACCGACCTCCTGGGGGCTGGACTGCTGCGGCGGTTCGTGTCCGACCTTCGGCAGTCGGGCGGTGCCCGCCCGGAGGGCCTGGACACTGGCGACGAGGCGTGGAGCCTGCCGCCCGAGGAGGCGTTGCGGGCCCTGCACGGCCGCCTGGTCGCCCAACTCGGCGCGGCGGGCATGTCCCTGGACGATCTCAGGGCACGACTGCGGGTGTACGCGAACGCGTCCCTCTGCCTGCGGCGGCACCACCCGGCACCGGGCGGACCGCCGCTGCGGCTGCTGTGGGCCGGCGAGACGGCGGGCGACCTGTCGGCGTGGTGGCGTGACACCGCGCCCTCCCCGATCACGGGGGAGCGGGTGGCGGGAGACCACTACAGCCTGCTGCGCCCGCCCGCGGTGGAGGACGTCGCGCGCTTCGTGCACGAGGCTCTTGAGGAGGAACAGCATGGCGACTGA